One window of Phoenix dactylifera cultivar Barhee BC4 chromosome 5, palm_55x_up_171113_PBpolish2nd_filt_p, whole genome shotgun sequence genomic DNA carries:
- the LOC103712988 gene encoding histone-lysine N-methyltransferase ASHH3, producing MKKRSGIAGHAFHELLQQLGDDPNPLEFQLPNWLKKQKSMPYTFIRRNVYLTKKIKRRAEDDGIFCSCSPSSGASAVCDKDCLCGMLLSCCSQSCNCGDLCVNKPFQYRPVKKMKLIKTEKCGAGLVTDEDIRQGDFVIEYVGEVIDDKTCEERLWKMKHCGETNFYLCEINRDMVIDATYKGNKSRFINHSCQPNTEMQKWTIDGETRIGIFATRDISKGEELTYDYQFVQFGADQDCYCGAIGCRQKLGSKPSKLKLSSSDTALQLVLCEMAASSPTVKALLYGKDGLPNGRSDIGSSYLSVPYKKKSSFQNCIGELVRIWSPLYKRYYGGVILEFNCCSKKHTIITEDEQIEVLDMSKEDWDLL from the exons ATGAAAAAGAGA AGCGGCATCGCCGGACACGCATTCCATGAGCTTCTGCAGCAGCTGGGCGATGACCCCAACCCTCTCGAATTCCAGCTCCCGAACTGGTTAAAGAAGCAGAAATCCATGCCCTACACCTTCATAAGGCGCA ATGTGTATCTCACCAAAAAGATAAAAAGGAGGGCTGAGGATGATGGCATCTTCTGCTCCTGCAGTCCTTCTTCCGGAGCATCGGCTGTCTGCGACAAAGATTGCCTATGTGG AATGCTTTTGTCTTGCTGCTCCCAAAGCTGTAACTGTGGAGACTTGTGTGTTAACAAACCATTTCAATATCGACCTgtaaagaaaatgaaattaaTTAAG ACAGAGAAATGTGGAGCGGGGCTAGTTACAGATGAAGATATAAGACAAGGagattttgtgattgaatacgTGGGTGAAG TTATTGATGACAAAACCTGTGAGGAACGGCTGTGGAAAATGAAACACTGTGGCGAGACCAATTTTTATCTATGCGAGATTAATCGAGACATGGTTATTGATGCCACATACAAAGGAAACAAGTCTAGATTTATAAATCATAGCTGTCAGCCCAATACCGAGATGCAGAAATG GACAATTGACGGTGAAACTCGAATTGGTATATTTGCCACGCGTGACATAAGTAAGGGAGAGGAACTGACTTATGATTATCA ATTTGTGCAATTTGGAGCAGATCAAGATTGCTATTGTGGTGCTATAGGTTGTAGGCAGAAACTGGGCAGCAAGCCTAGCAAGCTTAAGTTATCTTCTTCAGATACTGCTTTACAATTAGTTCTTTGTGAGATGGCAGCCTCATCTCCCACTGTGAAGGCTCTTCTTTATGGAAAAGAT GGTTTACCAAATGGAAGATCTGATATAG GAAGTTCATATCTTTCTGTTCCTTACAAAAAAAAGAGCAGCTTCCAAAATTGTATCGGGGAACTTGTGCGAATATGGTCCCCTCTGTATAAAAG GTACTATGGGGGAGTTATACTTGAATTCAACTGTTGCTCCAAAAAACACACG ATCATTACAGAGGATGAGCAGATTGAAGTTCTTGACATGTCAAAGGAGGATTGGGATCTTTTATGA